The Ahaetulla prasina isolate Xishuangbanna chromosome 3, ASM2864084v1, whole genome shotgun sequence genome window below encodes:
- the LOC131196369 gene encoding cytochrome c1, heme protein, mitochondrial, which yields MAAVAAAAAAARSLARSRGRFLVPALPGGPHPRANVASLAGLSRGKRVALGALGVLTVGGAGLAWALQSSVNASELELHPPSYPWSHGGILTALDHSSIRRGYQVYKQVCSACHSMEYLSFRNLVGATHTEDEAKVLAEEVEVQDGPNENGEMYTRSGKLFDRFPNPYPNAEAARAANNGALPPDLSLILKARHGGEDYVYSLLTGYCDPPAGVTMREGLYYNPYFPGQAIAMAPPIYNDILEYDDGTPATMSQVAKDVCTFLRWAGEPEFDDRKRLGLKTILIASVVIPFVYLMTKHKFSVALSRKIFYQRRD from the exons ATGgctgcggtggcggcggcggcggcggcggcgcggagCCTCGCGCGTTCCCGGGGGCGCTTCCTGGTCCCGGCCCTGCCCGGCGGCCCTCATCCGCGG GCCAACGTGGCATCCCTGGCAGGTCTGTCGCGGGGCAAGAGGGTAGCCCTCGGCGCTTTGGGCGTTCTGACAGTCGGAGGGGCAGGGCTTGCCTGGGCACTCCAGAGTTCTGTCAATGCCTCGGAATTGGAGCTTCATCCACCCAGTTACCCCTGGAGCCACGGTGGCATCCTGACTGCACTGGATCACAGCAG CATCCGGCGGGGCTACCAGGTGTACAAGCAGGTGTGCTCCGCTTGCCACAGCATGGAGTACTTGTCCTTTCGCAACCTTGTGGGTGCTACCCACACTGAAGACGAAGCCAAGGTCCTGGCTGAGGAG GTGGAGGTGCAGGATGGACCCAATGAGAATGGTGAGATGTATACGCGGTCTGGCAAGCTGTTTGATCGCTTTCCCAACCCTTACCCCAACGCTGAAGCGGCACGGGCAGCAAACAATGGGGCCCTGCCTCCTGACCTCAGCCTCATTCTCAAAGCCAG GCATGGGGGCGAGGACTATGTCTACTCCCTTCTCACTGGCTACTGCGACCCCCCTGCTGGCGTGACTATGCGAGAGGGGCTTTATTACAACCCTTACTTCCCCGGACAAGCAATAGCCATGGCTCCTCCGATCTACAACGATATTCTGGAATACGATGACG GTACGCCTGCCACCATGTCGCAGGTTGCAAAAGACGTCTGTACTTTCTTACGATGGGCAGGAGAGCCAGAATTCGATGACCGCAAGCGGCTAGGCCTCAAG ACAATACTGATTGCATCTGTGGTGATACCCTTCGTGTACTTGATGACAAAGCACAAGTTTTCGGTTGCGCTGAGCAGGAAAATATTCTACCAGCGTCGTGACTGA